The Nitrospira sp. genome contains a region encoding:
- a CDS encoding DUF4124 domain-containing protein, with protein sequence MKFFTLSVITGFFLWPMIGSAELYKWADKQGQLHITDAPPSELQKKPGSSLKSNPRSAQPMKATRSPSAPEHSQSEVRPFPEQSARSSSTNAEATQSSSEGLSPNLATLTSAWQTFDDSQVIAKVPVERWKDERGLEHFVDVLPTGKGSTGVEESSGKRRLTLP encoded by the coding sequence ATGAAATTCTTCACCCTGAGCGTGATCACTGGCTTCTTTCTCTGGCCGATGATTGGCTCGGCGGAGCTGTATAAGTGGGCAGATAAACAAGGACAGCTCCATATTACTGACGCACCGCCTTCTGAGCTGCAGAAAAAACCAGGCTCCTCGTTGAAGTCCAATCCTCGCTCCGCTCAGCCGATGAAAGCGACACGGAGTCCATCGGCACCGGAGCATTCTCAATCGGAGGTTCGTCCGTTCCCGGAACAATCGGCACGATCTTCATCGACCAACGCTGAAGCCACTCAATCGAGCTCGGAGGGGCTCAGTCCGAATCTCGCAACACTCACAAGTGCCTGGCAAACATTCGATGATTCCCAAGTGATTGCCAAAGTACCGGTCGAACGCTGGAAGGATGAACGAGGTCTCGAGCATTTCGTGGATGTGCTCCCGACGGGAAAAGGCTCGACCGGCGTCGAGGAGTCGTCGGGCAAGCGGCGACTCACACTACCATAA